GGCTCCGGCGCCCGTCTCAGCCCTATTCTCGGGGTTCCTGCTCAACTCCGCCCTATACTGCATCATGAGGTTTATCCCAATCGTCGAACCTGCCGCCGGTGCAGCCTGGGTCAAGCACATCCTGCTTTTCTTCGGACTATTCTCAATCCTGGTTTCCGCCGCATTCATCGTCACCCAACATAACCTGAAACGACTCTTGGCATACTGCAGCGTCGAACATATCGGAATCATCACGGTCGGGCTGGGCCTCGGCCCGCTCGGCGCCTTTGCCGCGCTTTTCCACTCGATTAACCACTCGCTGGCCAAAACGCTCAGTTTCTGGAGCGCCGGCCATGTCGGCAAGATATACGGCACATACGATATGAGAAACATCTCGGGCGTGCTGAAAACGGCCCCGCTATGGGGAATCGGATTGCTGGGCAGTTCACTGGCGCTCATCGGCGTCGCCCCATTCGCGATTTTCCTGAGCGAATTCTTCATACTCAAGGCCGCCGCCCAGGCCAAAGACTACGTCACCTTGGCCCTTTCCCTGGCAGGCGCCGGAATGATATTCATCGGTATGCTCCGTATGGTTATCAATATGTCATACGGCGCGGCTCAAAGCACGAAGAACAAAACCTCTGTCACCTTCTCCGAAGTCGTCATTGTCGGCATCCCCTTAGCAGCGCTTTTAATACTGGGTTTATGGATGCCCCAGGCTCTTCGGGATGTCCTGACTGACGCGGCAAAGATTATATGGAGCGGCAATATATGAAACGGTTTCTGGAGATAAAACCATCAATCGCGGTCCCGATGGCGGAACTGCCGGCGCTGGAGTTCAATGATTTCAGGGAACACATCATTGAATCCATCCATCAGGGCCGCCGTTTAGCGGCCTTTTACGGCTCCGGCGACAGTTCCGGCAAGGTCAGGATTATCGCCGTATTGGCCGACGACCAAAACGGATTGTTATACGCGGCATCATCTTTCCCCGGGGATTCGTTTGATTCACTCACCTCGGACTGCCCACAAGCGCATTGGTTCGAGCGCGAAATAGCCGAACAATGGTCCGTAAAACCCGAAGGCCATCCCTGGCTTAAACCCATCCGATTCCATACCGCATACCGGGACGGAAAAAAAACCAGCGGCACTCCCCGGCAACCGGAACCAGTCTGCGGCACAACCGGATTCTTCCAGGTCAGCGGCGACGAAATCCACGAGGTCGCGGTCGGCCCGGTCCACGCCGGTATTATCGAGCCCGGCCATTTCCGGTTCCAATGCCACGGCGAAGACGTATTGCACCTGGAAATCTCGCTGGGCTACCAGCATCGCGGCATCGAACGCCGTTTGATTGGCGGACCGGACAAGAAAACCGCCCACTATATGGAAACACTGGCCGGCGACACGACCATCGGCCATACGCTGGCATATTGCCAGGCAATCGAAGCTCTGTCCGGCTTGTCCGTGCCGGCGCGCGGGCAAGTTCTGCGCGCCATCGCGCTGGAACTGGAGCGTATCGCCAACCACGTCGGCGACCTGGGCGCGCTGGCCGGAGACGTGGCATTCCTGCCCACCGCTTCTTACTGCGGCCGGATTCGCGGCGATTTCCTTAATATGACCGCCGTCTTGTGCGGCAACCGCTTCGGGCGCGGACTTGTCCGACCGGGCGGAATTATGCATAACATAGACGAAAGACAAATACAAGAGATTGGACAACGGCTTCTCAATGCGGAACAGGACACCCTATCGGCCGTCAACCTCCTCTGGAGCAACAGTTCCGTTATGGCCCGGTTTGAGGAAACCGGCGTCGTCTCCAAATCAACCGCGGAAACGACCGGCCTGGTCGGCGTGGCCGCCAGGGCCAGCGGGCTGGAACGCGATATCCGGCGCGATTTCCCGCAGGGCTACTACCAATACGCTCATATACCCGTTTCCACCTGGAACAACGGCGACGTCTTCGCCCGGGCATTTGTGCGCTGGATGGAAATACAACGGTCTATCGCATTTATAAAGGAACAAATAAAATCCATCCCGGGCGGACCGATTTCGGTGCCGGAAGCCACACTAAAACCGGATTCATTGGTGGTTTCACTGACAGAAGGCTGGCGCGGAGAAATCTGCCACTGCATCATCACGGACCGTGCCGGCCGGGTCGGTCATTACAAGGTAATCGACCCGTCGTTCCATAACTGGTTCGGGCTGGCGCTGGCATTGCGGAACCAGCAGATATCCGACTTCCCGCTGTGCAACAAGAGTTTTAACCTGTCCTATTGCGGACACGATTTGTAATATTTAGTATACAAGGATTAATAAACTATGTGGGACATTCTTATCGCCCGGTTGAAACAGAAATACCGGACCATACCGTATCCGAAAGGACTGCCCGTCCTGCCAGAGCGGTTTATCGGACGGCCGGCGCCGGTATCAAACAGCGCCGGGCATATAGCAGACGCGGTTAAGGCCTGCCCGACCGCGGCATTAAAGATAAGCGCCGGCAATAACCTCAGCCTGGATATGGGCCGATGCGTATTCTGCGGCCAATGCGCCCGGATAGCGCCTGACGCCGTAACCTTCGGGCGTAACCACAGCCTGGCCGGACGAACCCGGGCCGAACTCATCCTTAAGGGAAAAGACCACAAAGCGCCGGAGCCATTGGATACCAAGCTCCTGAAACTGTTCGGCAAATCGCTCAAACTACGCCAGGTAAGCGCCGGCGGATGCGGCGCCTGCGAAGCCGATACCAACGTCTTAAACACGGTCGTGTTCGACCTCGGCCGGTTCGGAATCCAGTTCGTCGCCTCGCCCCGCCACGCGGACGGCCTGTTGATTACCGGGCCGGTAACCAAAAATATGAGGTTAGCCCTGGGAAAAACCTATGCCGCCCTGCCCAAGCCAAAAATAGTCATTGCAACCGGCGCCTGCGCCATCTCCGGCGGGCTGTTCAGCGGGCATCCCGAATCCTGCGACGGAGCCGATACCATCGTCCCGGTAGACCTTTACATCCCCGGCTGTCCCCCACACCCGTTAACTATTCTTGACGGAATGCTCCGCCTTCTTGGCAAGGCCTAGTGCCACTTGGAGCAAAGCGACTTAGTGGCACATTATCCCAACTATTACGTCGGGGCTAGGACCAGTTCGACTAAAAAGAGTTACATGGATATTAGATTCCGTCTATTTAGCAGAAAATCCAGTTAAGCCCTTCGATTATTTAGGATAAATTTGTCTTAACTGGGCAATCATATTAATCAGCCCTTACTCCGAACTGGCTGGCAACCCATAGCGTTAAACTGGATTTCCAGAAATACCAATCCAAGGCATAAAAACACCACCCCCCACCCCCTCCGGGAGGACTCCCCTCCCCGTATATCCCCCCCGGGTTATCTATGGAAGCGGCAAGTGCTTCCTTCGCCTCCAATACAGTAAATCCCTTATGCCGGTGGCATAGTATATTTGTGCCACGTACATAATAGCCTTGTGCCGGTGGCATAGTATACTTGTGCTACGTACATAATAGTCTTGTGCCGGTGGCATAGTATACTTGTGCTACGTACATAATAGTCTTGTGCCGGTGGCATAGTATACTTGTGCTACGTACATAATAGTCTTGTGCCGGTGGCATAATATACTTGTGCTACGTACATAATTGGCTTATGCCGGTGGCATAGCAGACTTGTGCCGGTGGCATAAACGGTTTAAACCTATAAGGAGAGAGTTGGTTTTTGTATTTTGAAGGCGTGTACACCGAGAGCAAAGCCTCCCGCAGGGGCAATTTTTGTCACTTTGCCCTCAAAAACCCCTGATTTTAGGCAAAAAGTGACGATTTTTGTCATTTCTGATGTGTGTAGCGCCTGCAGGGTGTCACCGGACCCGTTGATGGCAAGCAACAGAAGGTTTACCCATATGATTAAGATAGTTAAAATAAAACTTGTTGTGCTTAAGCCAGCTTTTCACAATTCCCTTGCCGGCAAATTTCATAAAAGAACGATAAAAAGATGCCCTATGCGGTTTTGATGGCATTAGTTTTGTGACAGATGCGACTCTTTCAACGACAGTGTTCAAGGCGTCGTTGAATGCGTTTGTGTATGAATAGAAATCGCTGAAGCATTCTATCAAACCGTTTTGCAGTTCGTAAGCGGTCATATTTGTCGGGGTAAACAGGGCGTGCAGCCCGTCGTATAATTCCCAGTTTTTGTGCAGAATCCTTTTTTCCTCTTCCAGTTTGAAATATGTCTTAGTCCCCGGCAAAGGAGTCAATATCGAGTACTGGACATAATCAAGCTTGCTGTCGTGGCAAAAATCAGCCGTCATCTTAAAGACATCTTTGGTATCGGCATCGTTGCCCACGATAAACATGCCGTGCACTTCTATACCGTTGGCGTGAAAAACCCTGATTGAACGTTTTATGTCATCAACCGTTTGATGTTTGTTCATATCTTTCAGGCTTTGCGGGTTTATGGATTCGAAGCCGATATATACTCTTTCACAACCGGCCTGTTTCATCTTGGCGATAAATTCCGGTTTTTTGGTTACTTCGGTTCTTAACTGAGTTGACCATGAGCGGTTAAATTCATGTTCAATCATCATGTCAAGGAGCCTGGTTGTCTTTTCCGTATTGACGGCAAAATGGTCGTCCACGAAAAATATATGCCCAGCCCGGTATCTTGAAATCTCCTCAATAACCCTTTCGGCTGTCTGGGCCCGGTAATCCCTGCCGAACATTTTGGTAACAGAGCAGAAGTTACAATCATAAGGACAACCTCTGGACGTCATTAACGGCCAGGTGCGTATTTTTTCCCAGTTCCTGATAAGGGTAAAATCGGGAAGAGGCAGACCACCCAAGTTATCCGGCCTTGGCGCATATATCTTTTTATCTTTAATCCTGCCGGACAGCACGTCCAGAATGATATTTTCGGCTTCTCCGATAACGACCTGGTCAAAATGCGGGATAACATCGTCCGGAATCATGCTGGCGTGGATTCCGCCGATGACGGTTCTGGATTCAAGTCCGT
This Candidatus Brocadiia bacterium DNA region includes the following protein-coding sequences:
- a CDS encoding proton-conducting transporter membrane subunit encodes the protein MTLNYLFWLLLILPALGSLLCYIFKSADAVMNFVAYGMSLLSALVFIFCYSVLKTGPVSFAGQWFYIDTLSALHLVVMAVIFGLNSLYARIYFLNGPAGKPINLDTARKFGALWFGTLTAIELVLFSNNLGVMWVGLEAVTLITAFLICLHVTPVSLEATWKYLIVCSVGVAFAFMGILLIGAASSFADKSSLRFLNWTELKTHAASFDPKIIKLAFIFLFVGYGTKAGLAPMHSWLPDAHSQAPAPVSALFSGFLLNSALYCIMRFIPIVEPAAGAAWVKHILLFFGLFSILVSAAFIVTQHNLKRLLAYCSVEHIGIITVGLGLGPLGAFAALFHSINHSLAKTLSFWSAGHVGKIYGTYDMRNISGVLKTAPLWGIGLLGSSLALIGVAPFAIFLSEFFILKAAAQAKDYVTLALSLAGAGMIFIGMLRMVINMSYGAAQSTKNKTSVTFSEVVIVGIPLAALLILGLWMPQALRDVLTDAAKIIWSGNI
- a CDS encoding NADH-quinone oxidoreductase subunit C, encoding MKRFLEIKPSIAVPMAELPALEFNDFREHIIESIHQGRRLAAFYGSGDSSGKVRIIAVLADDQNGLLYAASSFPGDSFDSLTSDCPQAHWFEREIAEQWSVKPEGHPWLKPIRFHTAYRDGKKTSGTPRQPEPVCGTTGFFQVSGDEIHEVAVGPVHAGIIEPGHFRFQCHGEDVLHLEISLGYQHRGIERRLIGGPDKKTAHYMETLAGDTTIGHTLAYCQAIEALSGLSVPARGQVLRAIALELERIANHVGDLGALAGDVAFLPTASYCGRIRGDFLNMTAVLCGNRFGRGLVRPGGIMHNIDERQIQEIGQRLLNAEQDTLSAVNLLWSNSSVMARFEETGVVSKSTAETTGLVGVAARASGLERDIRRDFPQGYYQYAHIPVSTWNNGDVFARAFVRWMEIQRSIAFIKEQIKSIPGGPISVPEATLKPDSLVVSLTEGWRGEICHCIITDRAGRVGHYKVIDPSFHNWFGLALALRNQQISDFPLCNKSFNLSYCGHDL
- a CDS encoding hydrogenase → MWDILIARLKQKYRTIPYPKGLPVLPERFIGRPAPVSNSAGHIADAVKACPTAALKISAGNNLSLDMGRCVFCGQCARIAPDAVTFGRNHSLAGRTRAELILKGKDHKAPEPLDTKLLKLFGKSLKLRQVSAGGCGACEADTNVLNTVVFDLGRFGIQFVASPRHADGLLITGPVTKNMRLALGKTYAALPKPKIVIATGACAISGGLFSGHPESCDGADTIVPVDLYIPGCPPHPLTILDGMLRLLGKA
- a CDS encoding radical SAM protein, which produces MGKKMYNKRVLFVEPMGTHSNVFARFMTIPLLGPVYLATIARDAGYDVSVFNENITGRAISPDELASVDILCLSCITATVTRGKEIAKEYKSIRESHGLESRTVIGGIHASMIPDDVIPHFDQVVIGEAENIILDVLSGRIKDKKIYAPRPDNLGGLPLPDFTLIRNWEKIRTWPLMTSRGCPYDCNFCSVTKMFGRDYRAQTAERVIEEISRYRAGHIFFVDDHFAVNTEKTTRLLDMMIEHEFNRSWSTQLRTEVTKKPEFIAKMKQAGCERVYIGFESINPQSLKDMNKHQTVDDIKRSIRVFHANGIEVHGMFIVGNDADTKDVFKMTADFCHDSKLDYVQYSILTPLPGTKTYFKLEEEKRILHKNWELYDGLHALFTPTNMTAYELQNGLIECFSDFYSYTNAFNDALNTVVERVASVTKLMPSKPHRASFYRSFMKFAGKGIVKSWLKHNKFYFNYLNHMGKPSVACHQRVR